A single region of the Duganella sp. BuS-21 genome encodes:
- a CDS encoding beta-N-acetylhexosaminidase encodes MGAAEAQEIVPLPAHLQRNAGEFVLTSATRIVAEGVAQAEAQMLRDYLRPATGFELPLSARDGANAIRLKLDKKQNTLGKEGYRLVSDARGVTITAADPAGLFYGVQTLRQMLPADIYRKAQVRRSWQLPAVSIEDQPRFGWRGSHLDTVRHFMPKSFVLKHIELLAQNKMNVFHWHLTDDQGWRIEIKRFPLLTKVGAWRSETQLTPRPGDPPGLRYDGQPHGGYYTQEDIREVVAYAAARHITVVPEIEMPGHALAAIAAYPELGNQPDRKLQVGREWGVITQVFSPEENTVRFLQQVMDEVLTLFPSPYIHVGGDECPKIEWAQSPAALARMKTLKLVPASTTLEDIQNYKDAQGKPAEHPALHQLQSWFIGQMDVYLAQKGRRLIGWDEILEGGLAQGATVMSWRGEEGGLKAASAGHDVVMTPERDTYLDYAQAPANTPGYREPLGARAVNTLDHVYAYEPLPASMPPELAKHVLGSQAQLWTEYMQGPREVEYMAWPRLLAMAETLWTPKPLKDYAKFQQRLPSSLQRLDVQDVNYRTADGPRWPR; translated from the coding sequence ATGGGAGCCGCAGAGGCCCAGGAGATCGTGCCGTTGCCTGCGCACCTGCAGCGCAATGCGGGAGAGTTTGTGCTGACGTCCGCCACCCGCATCGTCGCCGAAGGCGTGGCGCAGGCCGAAGCGCAGATGCTGCGCGACTATCTGCGCCCAGCCACCGGCTTTGAACTGCCGCTCTCCGCACGCGACGGCGCCAACGCCATCCGCCTCAAACTGGACAAGAAACAGAATACGCTGGGCAAGGAAGGCTATCGCCTGGTCAGCGATGCGCGCGGCGTGACCATCACCGCCGCCGATCCGGCTGGCCTGTTCTACGGCGTGCAGACGCTGCGCCAGATGCTGCCCGCCGATATCTACCGCAAGGCTCAGGTGCGCCGTAGCTGGCAGCTGCCCGCCGTCAGCATCGAAGACCAGCCGCGCTTCGGCTGGCGCGGCAGCCATCTGGATACGGTGCGCCACTTCATGCCCAAGAGCTTTGTGCTCAAGCATATCGAGCTGCTGGCGCAGAACAAGATGAACGTCTTCCACTGGCACCTGACGGACGACCAGGGCTGGCGCATTGAAATCAAGCGCTTCCCGTTGCTGACGAAAGTAGGCGCATGGCGCAGCGAGACCCAGTTGACGCCACGTCCCGGCGATCCACCCGGCTTGCGCTACGACGGCCAGCCGCACGGCGGCTACTACACGCAGGAAGACATCCGCGAAGTGGTGGCCTATGCCGCCGCGCGCCACATCACGGTGGTGCCTGAGATCGAGATGCCGGGCCATGCGCTGGCCGCGATTGCCGCTTATCCTGAACTGGGCAATCAGCCCGACAGGAAGCTGCAGGTCGGCCGCGAATGGGGCGTGATCACGCAGGTCTTCAGCCCGGAGGAAAACACTGTGCGCTTCCTGCAGCAGGTGATGGATGAAGTGCTGACGCTGTTCCCGAGTCCATACATCCACGTCGGCGGCGACGAGTGTCCGAAAATCGAATGGGCGCAATCACCGGCGGCGCTGGCGCGCATGAAGACCTTGAAGCTGGTGCCGGCGTCCACCACGCTGGAAGACATCCAGAACTACAAGGACGCACAGGGCAAGCCGGCCGAGCATCCGGCACTGCATCAGCTGCAAAGCTGGTTCATCGGCCAGATGGACGTCTACCTTGCGCAAAAAGGCCGCCGCCTGATCGGCTGGGATGAAATTCTGGAAGGCGGCCTGGCGCAGGGCGCCACCGTGATGAGCTGGCGCGGCGAGGAAGGCGGATTGAAAGCCGCCAGCGCCGGCCACGATGTGGTGATGACGCCGGAGCGCGACACCTATCTCGACTACGCTCAGGCCCCGGCTAACACGCCGGGCTACCGTGAGCCGCTGGGCGCGCGTGCCGTCAACACGCTCGATCACGTCTATGCCTACGAACCGCTGCCGGCCTCCATGCCGCCGGAGTTGGCGAAGCATGTGCTGGGCAGCCAGGCGCAGTTGTGGACCGAGTACATGCAAGGTCCACGCGAGGTTGAGTACATGGCCTGGCCACGCCTGCTGGCGATGGCGGAAACACTGTGGACGCCGAAGCCGCTCAAGGACTACGCCAAGTTCCAACAGCGCTTGCCATCGTCCTTGCAGCGTCTCGATGTACAAGACGTCAATTACCGCACCGCCGACGGCCCGCGTTGGCCGCGTTGA
- the gspK gene encoding type II secretion system minor pseudopilin GspK produces MRVHRQRGIALVTALLITTLAVSAVASLFWHQQVQVRAMENQRLHLQTRWTLRAGLDWSREILRDDGARSPELTTLDGAWNTQPPEIQLDRYFDRDSAAGAADGATLASHIVDAQSRYNLANLASGRTLNLAEIRLYERLLASLHLDPALALRTALAVAASQQGEAGVPQQAALKRFDELSIVAGYTPPVLAMLAAFVVLLPAPADLNLNTAAPELLAAVTQRSLPQARQLAARRRQAYFRSMAELRGALPDGAVLDGLRVGLRSDYFLVESKIKLDRAELDAVSLLYRPRASAGAIELVWSREE; encoded by the coding sequence ATGCGCGTCCATCGGCAGCGCGGCATTGCGCTGGTCACCGCGCTATTGATCACCACCCTGGCGGTGAGCGCAGTCGCCAGCCTGTTCTGGCATCAGCAAGTGCAAGTGCGCGCGATGGAAAACCAGCGCCTGCATCTGCAAACGCGATGGACACTGCGCGCCGGCCTGGATTGGAGCCGCGAGATATTGCGCGACGACGGTGCACGTTCGCCGGAGCTGACCACGCTGGACGGCGCATGGAACACGCAGCCGCCTGAGATTCAGCTGGATCGCTACTTCGACCGCGATTCGGCGGCGGGAGCGGCGGATGGCGCCACGCTCGCGAGCCACATCGTCGATGCGCAGTCGCGCTACAACCTCGCCAACCTGGCCAGCGGTCGTACCTTGAATCTGGCCGAAATCCGTCTTTATGAACGACTGCTCGCCAGCCTGCACCTCGATCCGGCACTGGCCTTGCGCACTGCGTTGGCGGTGGCCGCCAGCCAGCAGGGCGAAGCAGGCGTGCCACAGCAGGCAGCGCTGAAGCGCTTCGATGAACTATCTATCGTGGCCGGCTACACGCCGCCGGTGCTGGCGATGCTGGCAGCCTTTGTCGTCCTGCTGCCCGCGCCGGCCGACCTTAATCTGAATACTGCCGCGCCCGAGCTGCTGGCGGCGGTCACGCAGCGCTCCCTGCCGCAGGCGCGCCAACTGGCGGCCCGCCGACGCCAGGCCTACTTCCGCAGCATGGCGGAACTGCGCGGCGCGCTGCCTGATGGCGCCGTATTGGATGGCTTGCGCGTCGGCCTGCGCAGCGACTACTTTCTGGTCGAGAGCAAGATAAAGCTCGACCGCGCCGAACTGGATGCCGTTTCACTGCTTTATCGGCCGCGCGCGAGTGCGGGCGCCATTGAACTGGTCTGGTCCCGCGAGGAATAA
- a CDS encoding prepilin-type N-terminal cleavage/methylation domain-containing protein produces the protein MKRARGMSLVEMLVAMLLLSLMTVMGWRALDGILASRVALTAQLDAMRGHQLAFAQLEADCAQLLRSAAVDGLPTLSATQGRLVLLRSASGEGGADQMQVVVYQADGAQLTRSTSAATRDFVPLRQVWKAAVSGVAPLAGAALDRQLSAFELRTWNGGAWQPVAAATNAAGPRLRTRRLVRPAVTDALGLQVILRPVGSVAPLTRMFMLGGG, from the coding sequence GTGAAACGAGCGCGCGGCATGTCGCTGGTCGAGATGTTGGTGGCGATGCTGCTGCTATCGCTGATGACCGTGATGGGCTGGCGCGCGCTGGATGGCATTCTGGCCTCGCGCGTGGCATTGACCGCGCAGCTGGACGCCATGCGCGGACATCAGCTGGCATTTGCACAATTGGAGGCCGATTGCGCGCAATTGCTGCGCAGCGCTGCGGTGGATGGACTGCCCACTCTGTCGGCCACGCAGGGACGGCTGGTATTGCTACGCAGCGCGAGCGGCGAGGGCGGCGCTGATCAGATGCAGGTGGTGGTGTACCAGGCCGACGGTGCGCAACTGACGCGCAGTACCTCGGCGGCCACGCGTGATTTCGTGCCGCTGCGGCAGGTCTGGAAGGCTGCGGTATCTGGCGTGGCGCCGCTGGCCGGGGCAGCGCTGGACCGGCAGCTATCGGCCTTTGAGTTGCGGACCTGGAACGGCGGCGCATGGCAGCCTGTCGCGGCGGCGACTAATGCTGCCGGTCCCCGGCTACGCACGCGGCGCTTGGTGCGGCCGGCGGTGACGGATGCGTTGGGACTGCAAGTGATCTTGCGTCCCGTCGGCAGCGTGGCGCCGTTGACGCGCATGTTTATGCTGGGCGGCGGCTGA
- a CDS encoding SMP-30/gluconolactonase/LRE family protein, whose amino-acid sequence MRWMIAFLLSVSLPSVAEDLFVATALTAERSFTAGIEGPAVDAAGNIYAVNFGRQQTIGIVSPLGEAREFALLPGVSVPNGLRFDRAGTLYVADYVGHNIFRIAPGDATPQLYTHDARMTQPNDLAITVDGVLYASDPDWERNTGRVWRIARDGKVALAADGLGTANGIDVSPDGHTLYVNESVQRNIWAFTIGADGALSDKRLLHRFEDFGMDGMRVDVDGNLYVSRFGKGTVVKLAPDGKLLQEVRLPGDRPSNLCFGGPDGRTVYVTEVEHQQLVQFRVDRPGLEWQRIQGQK is encoded by the coding sequence ATGCGTTGGATGATTGCGTTTCTGCTGTCGGTATCTTTGCCATCTGTGGCGGAGGATTTGTTTGTCGCTACGGCGCTGACAGCGGAACGCAGTTTTACAGCCGGCATAGAAGGGCCGGCGGTGGACGCGGCAGGGAATATCTACGCGGTCAATTTCGGCCGCCAGCAGACCATCGGCATCGTTAGCCCGCTGGGCGAGGCGCGCGAGTTCGCGCTGCTGCCTGGCGTTTCGGTGCCGAATGGTTTGCGTTTTGATCGCGCTGGGACGCTGTATGTGGCCGATTATGTCGGTCACAATATCTTCCGCATTGCGCCGGGCGACGCAACGCCGCAACTGTACACGCATGATGCGCGGATGACGCAGCCGAACGATCTGGCCATTACCGTAGACGGTGTGCTGTATGCCAGCGATCCAGACTGGGAGCGCAACACCGGTCGCGTGTGGCGCATCGCCCGCGACGGCAAGGTGGCGCTGGCGGCGGATGGCCTGGGCACGGCCAATGGCATCGATGTGAGCCCGGACGGCCACACCTTGTATGTCAATGAAAGCGTGCAGCGCAATATCTGGGCTTTCACGATCGGCGCGGATGGCGCGTTGTCGGACAAGCGCTTGCTACATCGCTTTGAAGATTTTGGCATGGACGGTATGCGCGTCGATGTCGACGGTAATTTGTACGTGAGCCGGTTCGGCAAGGGCACAGTCGTCAAGCTGGCACCGGACGGCAAGCTGCTGCAGGAGGTCCGTCTGCCAGGTGATCGGCCGAGCAATCTGTGTTTTGGCGGGCCGGATGGCCGTACAGTTTATGTGACTGAAGTCGAGCATCAGCAATTGGTGCAGTTCCGGGTTGACCGTCCGGGACTGGAGTGGCAGCGCATACAGGGGCAGAAGTGA
- a CDS encoding glycosyl hydrolase family 18 protein — protein MINTIFVSIRLRGLAASVALAAAALSADASAAAFVLAYTDGQLTQSYTNLQAYYSNLSAVGLGSSYAMLANGSIDSSGITTTTNNIITFSKGKNLPLYPTVSDYSNSYGGFDPAVSNGFLASATSRATAVTNLVNLAVNNGFAGIDIDLEAVQPAMKTQMTSFINALATALHNQNKKLIISIPPMSGDGQPAYLAGYDYAAIGAAVDYFQLMTYDEVGPGWSSSSSATWPGPEVGLDWMKSKLSYAVSRVPAAKVLQGLPTYGYDYSTGGIAYWKSANGVSGYNDIIAAHSATKKRDTASATPYATWGTVVQQPDGTAWSTSSKQPVLWYDDAQSITAKAALVNTYALGGTSIWAMGYEDGNFWSAVSAGLGNGGGGTTDSNIATTGTGYVWTANTTSTANANKAATTAVNDGNVSTSLTINGAGEGGAQKWQAAGVTFAAAKTISSAKFINGALDTYGNGYFESGVSLQYTTNGTTWVDSGWALSPAYPNSASAASVSYTFSGTGISGVTGARVVGRTGASSWSGSVKELQVLGH, from the coding sequence ATGATCAATACAATATTCGTTTCAATCCGGCTGCGCGGATTGGCGGCATCCGTGGCGCTGGCCGCCGCCGCCTTGAGCGCAGACGCTTCCGCCGCCGCTTTCGTGCTGGCCTACACCGACGGCCAGCTGACTCAGTCCTACACCAACCTGCAGGCTTACTACAGCAACCTGTCGGCGGTGGGCCTGGGTTCGTCCTACGCCATGCTGGCCAACGGCAGTATCGACAGCAGCGGCATAACGACGACCACGAATAACATCATCACTTTCTCCAAGGGCAAAAACCTGCCGCTGTATCCAACCGTTTCGGACTACAGCAATTCCTACGGCGGGTTTGATCCTGCGGTAAGCAACGGCTTCCTCGCCAGCGCCACCAGCCGCGCCACCGCCGTGACCAATCTGGTCAACCTGGCTGTGAACAATGGCTTTGCCGGTATCGACATCGACCTGGAAGCCGTGCAGCCGGCGATGAAGACGCAGATGACGTCCTTCATCAACGCGCTGGCGACGGCGCTGCACAATCAAAACAAAAAGCTCATTATCAGCATTCCGCCGATGAGCGGCGACGGCCAGCCTGCTTATCTGGCCGGCTACGACTATGCGGCCATCGGTGCGGCGGTCGACTACTTCCAGTTGATGACGTATGACGAAGTGGGACCGGGCTGGTCCTCATCGAGCTCCGCCACCTGGCCGGGACCGGAAGTGGGTCTGGACTGGATGAAGTCGAAACTGAGCTACGCCGTATCGCGCGTGCCGGCGGCCAAGGTGCTGCAAGGCTTGCCGACCTACGGCTATGACTACAGCACCGGCGGCATCGCCTATTGGAAGAGCGCCAACGGCGTATCCGGCTACAACGACATCATCGCTGCACACAGCGCCACCAAGAAGCGCGACACCGCATCGGCCACGCCGTATGCCACCTGGGGAACGGTGGTGCAGCAGCCGGATGGCACGGCGTGGAGCACCTCCAGCAAACAGCCGGTGCTCTGGTACGACGATGCGCAGAGCATCACCGCCAAGGCCGCGCTGGTGAATACCTATGCCTTGGGCGGCACCAGCATCTGGGCCATGGGATATGAGGATGGTAATTTCTGGAGCGCGGTCAGCGCCGGCCTGGGAAATGGTGGCGGCGGTACAACAGACAGCAATATCGCCACCACTGGCACCGGCTATGTGTGGACCGCTAATACCACTTCGACCGCCAACGCCAATAAAGCGGCAACGACGGCGGTCAACGACGGCAACGTCAGCACCAGCCTGACCATCAACGGCGCGGGGGAAGGCGGAGCGCAGAAATGGCAGGCCGCCGGCGTGACTTTCGCAGCGGCTAAGACCATTTCGTCGGCCAAGTTCATTAACGGCGCGCTCGACACCTACGGCAACGGCTATTTCGAGTCCGGCGTGAGTTTGCAGTACACAACGAACGGCACGACTTGGGTAGACTCGGGATGGGCGCTCAGTCCCGCCTATCCGAACAGCGCCTCGGCCGCCAGTGTGAGCTATACCTTCAGCGGCACCGGCATCAGCGGCGTGACCGGCGCACGGGTGGTGGGACGCACCGGCGCTTCGTCCTGGAGCGGTTCGGTCAAGGAACTGCAGGTGCTGGGTCATTGA
- a CDS encoding TonB-dependent receptor: MFDSNRKKTLISSAVAGALAMLAAAPGHAQDETTATKSADTIQEVMVTATRYSTSLLKTPVAVTAVTQEDLTRQGAVNVKSLSGEVPNLQLGGAVDGSSGVQIAIRGVSNSDFTEIGNPAVGLHVAGIYSPRPQGALALLFDLDRLEILRGPQGTLFGRNSTGGSINVIPNKPVIGSKEGSVELDLGNYNHRQLNVVQNIPVTDDFALRFTAMGVKRDGWINQTQDKYDVNMPSKGFQADGIPDTDQRRNRKLDKSDYYSNRNQWAARMSGLWKVNKDLQWLVSYENYQNNDAGDLAIKDCGQAAGTPYACKGGKYDVAINVPGVTDMSIRTLRSNIVWNVNQQTDIEYSYAHATQRRFQQQDSDAGYQNIEADVNATAAAGGDHWPVVDNATYTLGSKFASDVHELQLRQNFGSLRYVAGLFYMKEKNNIDFGQDFLNQGPSGFPYANYYHQPDRRSESKAAFAQSDWQFAPTWNFTAGVRMSKDSRADNNGQFWESYGKDYFNGILDPGGPGTPGYTGVNAGLLKPGMGAYYGSGVFPAASAISNHAESWSKATGRLGLTWQLNSRNMVYTSLSTGYKAGGFNDRFNLCGSELDANGKPYDCASGPPGPQYSFLPYKPETVTNLEFGYKGKLLDDRLTLSATVFYSRYKDMQATGQHTVGRSKRTCDADHPACDAVISWWSTQNIGRADIKGLELEGQYRPWRDAHISYSASLLSAKIADYPTYSDDIGCNARAAQGVTPCPDYYTGTDPSLAQLRPYNVVGNHLPYSPPRTMNLSFSQDFYFNEGWSLTPWVQWRWQDKMYFSLRNLDTPHLSDAQQAYNQVDASLRLSSPGGAKQPWHAELYVRNIGDVRAKTWAGIGGPQQTFTVASYNDPRMFGIRFGTEW, from the coding sequence ATGTTTGATTCGAACCGCAAGAAGACCCTCATCAGTTCCGCAGTTGCCGGTGCATTGGCAATGCTGGCCGCAGCACCGGGCCACGCGCAGGACGAGACCACCGCGACCAAATCCGCCGACACCATACAGGAGGTGATGGTGACGGCCACGCGCTACAGCACATCACTGCTGAAAACGCCGGTAGCAGTCACCGCAGTCACGCAAGAAGACCTGACCCGCCAGGGTGCGGTCAACGTCAAGTCGCTGTCCGGCGAAGTGCCCAACCTGCAGCTGGGCGGCGCGGTGGACGGCAGCTCGGGTGTGCAGATCGCCATACGCGGCGTGTCGAATTCCGACTTCACCGAAATCGGCAATCCAGCCGTCGGCCTGCACGTAGCCGGCATTTACTCGCCGCGTCCACAGGGCGCGCTGGCCTTGCTGTTCGACCTGGATCGCCTGGAGATTCTGCGCGGCCCGCAAGGCACGCTGTTCGGCCGTAACTCCACCGGCGGCAGCATCAACGTCATTCCGAACAAGCCGGTTATCGGCAGCAAGGAGGGCAGCGTTGAACTGGACCTGGGCAATTACAACCACCGCCAGTTGAACGTGGTGCAGAACATTCCGGTGACCGACGATTTTGCGTTGCGCTTCACCGCCATGGGCGTCAAGCGCGACGGTTGGATCAATCAGACGCAGGACAAGTACGACGTCAACATGCCATCCAAAGGCTTCCAGGCCGACGGCATTCCAGACACCGACCAGCGCCGCAACCGCAAGCTCGATAAGAGCGACTACTACAGCAACCGCAATCAGTGGGCCGCCCGTATGTCCGGCCTGTGGAAGGTGAACAAGGATCTGCAATGGCTGGTCTCCTACGAGAACTACCAGAACAATGACGCCGGCGACCTGGCGATCAAGGACTGCGGACAGGCGGCCGGCACCCCATACGCCTGCAAAGGCGGCAAGTACGATGTGGCCATCAACGTGCCGGGCGTTACCGACATGTCGATCCGTACGCTGCGTTCCAATATCGTGTGGAACGTGAACCAGCAGACCGATATCGAATACAGCTACGCCCATGCGACCCAGCGCCGCTTCCAGCAGCAGGACAGCGATGCCGGTTACCAGAACATCGAGGCCGACGTCAACGCCACTGCGGCAGCGGGCGGCGATCACTGGCCGGTGGTGGACAACGCCACCTACACGCTGGGATCGAAGTTCGCGTCCGACGTCCACGAACTGCAACTGCGCCAGAACTTCGGCAGCTTGCGTTACGTGGCAGGCTTGTTCTACATGAAGGAGAAGAACAATATCGACTTCGGCCAGGACTTCCTGAACCAGGGACCGAGCGGCTTCCCGTACGCTAACTACTACCACCAGCCTGACCGTCGTTCCGAATCCAAAGCCGCATTCGCGCAGTCGGACTGGCAGTTCGCGCCGACCTGGAACTTCACCGCCGGCGTCCGCATGAGCAAGGACTCGCGCGCCGACAACAACGGCCAGTTCTGGGAATCCTACGGCAAAGACTACTTCAACGGCATCCTCGATCCGGGCGGTCCTGGCACCCCAGGCTACACCGGCGTCAACGCCGGCCTGCTCAAGCCGGGCATGGGCGCGTACTACGGCAGCGGCGTTTTCCCGGCAGCGTCGGCGATCAGCAATCACGCGGAATCGTGGAGCAAGGCCACCGGCCGCCTGGGCCTGACCTGGCAGCTCAACTCGCGCAACATGGTCTACACCTCGCTGTCGACCGGCTACAAGGCCGGCGGCTTCAATGACCGCTTCAACCTGTGCGGCAGCGAGCTCGATGCCAACGGCAAGCCGTACGATTGCGCTTCCGGTCCGCCAGGCCCGCAGTATTCCTTCCTGCCGTATAAACCGGAGACCGTCACCAATCTGGAATTCGGCTACAAGGGCAAGCTGCTGGACGATCGCCTGACGCTGTCGGCGACGGTGTTCTACAGTCGCTACAAGGACATGCAGGCCACCGGCCAGCACACAGTGGGCCGCAGCAAGCGCACCTGCGACGCCGATCATCCGGCCTGCGATGCGGTGATCAGCTGGTGGTCGACCCAGAATATCGGCCGCGCCGACATCAAAGGCCTGGAACTGGAAGGGCAGTACCGTCCATGGCGCGACGCGCATATCAGCTACTCGGCATCGCTGCTGAGCGCCAAGATCGCGGACTATCCGACCTATAGCGACGACATCGGCTGTAACGCCCGCGCCGCGCAAGGCGTGACGCCGTGCCCGGACTACTACACCGGCACCGATCCATCGCTGGCGCAACTGCGTCCGTACAACGTGGTCGGCAACCATCTGCCGTATTCCCCGCCGAGGACCATGAACCTGAGCTTCTCGCAGGACTTCTACTTTAACGAGGGCTGGTCGCTGACGCCCTGGGTGCAGTGGCGCTGGCAGGACAAGATGTACTTCTCGCTGCGTAATCTCGACACGCCGCACCTGTCCGATGCGCAGCAGGCCTACAACCAGGTCGATGCATCGCTGCGTCTCAGCTCACCGGGCGGCGCCAAGCAGCCGTGGCACGCCGAACTGTATGTGCGCAACATCGGCGACGTGCGCGCCAAGACCTGGGCCGGCATCGGTGGTCCTCAGCAGACCTTCACCGTCGCGTCGTACAACGATCCTCGTATGTTCGGCATCCGCTTTGGTACTGAATGGTAA
- a CDS encoding glycoside hydrolase family 18 protein, whose translation MKLRHLVAGVCITAVVAAVGATLGMQGPAPGGLPARVLAGYYPAWYDAPVRLRDIDPHYGLVYLFAARPVGGAPGTTGAVYWKAPGDGRAAAAHFKDDLQFARRVQGRKIVLSVGGDGNGMSFPDRAKSRTFVASIAELYREFGGIDGLDWNTFQANQRPDTVEMIWISLELKRLYPGFIISAPPAPWSAIDQRFCRDMLSAGALDYCAPQYYDGPNLADPAYVVANVDQWVKLLGASHVVVGFGINNAPNFMSDAQVATTWRELQRRHPELRGAFNWELATDERQGWPFARKVGALVLGR comes from the coding sequence GTGAAGTTGCGCCACCTTGTCGCCGGCGTCTGTATCACGGCTGTCGTCGCGGCGGTTGGCGCCACGCTGGGTATGCAAGGTCCGGCGCCCGGCGGCCTGCCGGCGCGTGTATTGGCCGGCTACTACCCGGCGTGGTACGACGCGCCGGTGCGCCTGCGCGACATCGATCCGCACTATGGCCTGGTCTATCTGTTTGCCGCGCGGCCGGTCGGCGGCGCACCGGGAACCACCGGCGCCGTCTACTGGAAAGCGCCGGGCGATGGCCGTGCCGCCGCTGCGCATTTCAAGGACGACCTGCAGTTCGCGCGCCGCGTGCAAGGCCGCAAGATCGTCCTGTCGGTCGGCGGCGATGGCAACGGCATGAGTTTTCCCGACCGCGCCAAGTCGCGCACCTTCGTTGCCAGCATCGCCGAGTTGTATCGCGAATTTGGCGGCATCGATGGCCTGGACTGGAACACCTTCCAGGCCAACCAGCGACCCGACACCGTCGAAATGATCTGGATCAGCCTTGAGCTCAAGCGCCTGTATCCGGGCTTTATCATCAGCGCGCCGCCGGCGCCGTGGAGCGCCATCGACCAGCGCTTTTGCCGCGACATGCTGAGCGCCGGTGCGCTCGACTACTGTGCCCCCCAATACTACGACGGGCCTAATCTCGCCGATCCCGCATACGTGGTGGCCAATGTCGACCAGTGGGTAAAGCTGCTCGGCGCATCGCACGTGGTGGTTGGCTTCGGCATTAACAACGCACCTAATTTCATGAGCGACGCGCAGGTTGCGACCACCTGGCGCGAACTGCAACGCCGACACCCTGAGCTGCGCGGCGCCTTCAACTGGGAGCTGGCCACCGACGAACGTCAAGGCTGGCCCTTTGCCCGCAAGGTCGGCGCGCTGGTGCTGGGCCGTTGA
- a CDS encoding glycoside hydrolase family 18 protein, whose protein sequence is MRTRLSCLALAAAMLAGGTHAAEVGSYYTGWSIGKGFRLKQLDQSGAAAGYTYLVYAFENVYKMPDGGVRCDSGRDSEDIANGMNATLDYARRFSADESVEGSADKAGQPLAGNFNQLAQLKKRHPKLKVLVALGGGEWSHHFPAGAATPAGRSALVSSCIDLYLRGNLPKLDSHGGAGAAAGVFDGIDLDWEHPGPNDKAAFTLLLEEFRRQLDALGKANDKHYLLTAAVNSTDDKMRYTDPAAYSRSLDWINLMTYDFHGAWSKQGPTGFQSNLYSDPASGDASPRSVEAGVKRFMQAGVPADKIVVGVPFYARGWSGVGPANNGLYQAATGAAQGFEEGAEQYSTIAARGLTTHYHPVTKQLWTYDKGTFWTYDDPRVIRVKADYVRAQGLRGLMSWSLDQDDATFSLSRAMQEVRK, encoded by the coding sequence ATGCGTACACGTTTATCTTGTCTGGCACTGGCTGCGGCCATGCTGGCCGGCGGCACCCATGCGGCCGAAGTGGGTTCCTACTACACCGGTTGGAGCATAGGGAAGGGCTTCCGCCTCAAGCAGCTGGACCAGTCCGGCGCCGCTGCCGGCTACACGTATCTGGTGTACGCCTTTGAAAATGTCTACAAGATGCCGGATGGCGGCGTGCGCTGCGACAGCGGCCGCGATAGCGAAGATATTGCCAACGGCATGAACGCCACGCTCGATTACGCGCGCCGCTTCAGCGCCGATGAATCGGTGGAGGGCAGTGCCGACAAGGCAGGCCAGCCGCTGGCCGGCAATTTCAACCAGCTGGCGCAACTGAAGAAGCGCCATCCCAAGTTGAAAGTGCTGGTGGCGCTGGGCGGCGGCGAATGGTCGCATCATTTCCCGGCCGGCGCGGCCACGCCTGCCGGACGCAGTGCGCTGGTGTCTTCGTGCATCGATCTTTACCTGCGCGGCAATCTGCCCAAGCTGGATAGCCACGGCGGCGCTGGTGCGGCCGCAGGCGTCTTCGACGGCATCGACCTCGATTGGGAACATCCAGGCCCCAACGACAAAGCCGCCTTCACGCTGCTGCTGGAAGAATTCCGCCGCCAGCTGGACGCATTGGGCAAAGCCAACGACAAGCACTATCTGCTGACCGCCGCCGTCAACAGCACCGATGACAAGATGCGCTACACGGATCCCGCCGCCTACAGCCGTTCGCTGGACTGGATCAATCTGATGACTTACGACTTCCACGGCGCCTGGAGCAAGCAGGGGCCGACCGGCTTCCAGTCCAATCTGTACAGCGATCCCGCCAGCGGCGACGCCAGTCCGCGCAGCGTGGAGGCCGGCGTGAAGCGTTTCATGCAGGCCGGCGTCCCGGCCGACAAGATCGTGGTCGGCGTGCCGTTCTATGCGCGCGGCTGGAGCGGCGTCGGCCCGGCCAACAATGGCTTGTATCAAGCGGCTACCGGCGCAGCGCAAGGCTTTGAGGAGGGCGCGGAGCAGTATTCGACCATCGCGGCGCGCGGCCTCACCACCCACTACCATCCCGTCACCAAACAATTGTGGACCTACGATAAAGGCACTTTCTGGACTTACGACGATCCGCGTGTGATCCGCGTAAAGGCTGACTACGTGCGTGCGCAAGGCTTGCGCGGCCTGATGTCCTGGTCGCTGGACCAGGACGACGCCACTTTCTCGCTGTCGCGCGCGATGCAGGAAGTGCGAAAGTGA